One genomic region from Streptomyces sp. Li-HN-5-11 encodes:
- a CDS encoding MMPL family transporter, whose protein sequence is MSPLARWCHRHRLAVVLVWVGLLLALGAGVGAAGSAFGNSPTSQDTDSAKATALLQQASNSAAGKSGRVVWQVNGGEVTDPAAKQVMTRTLKEIAEAPGVAEVTSPYTPLGKGQISKDGQTAYASVAFDREVEDTQVDHVKEIATGPESGTLHIALNGQAFTVNPAPNPVADVMGIVLAFIVLLFVFRAVWVAALPIITAIVGVGTSAVTVILLSHVITLSDTTLTLGSLIGLGVGIDYALFIVNRHRTNLMAGMSVAESAAKALNTSGRAVVFAGLTVVVALLGMLTLNVGIINGMAIGAAITVTLTVLAAITLLPALLGMIGRRVLSRKERPEVSGWTRPRSSGRAGLWGRWAERVQTRPKTLALVALAVLAALALPTLSLRLGASDDGNLPTTSTNRQAYDMIADGFGPGFNGPLVLAVQAPDAAGKAAERKLVTALEKVDGVASANSAPMKDGQTVGVVSVVPTTSPQSEATSDLIHHLRDDVIPKAEQGTSMKVYVGGVTASNDDFASVLMSKLPVFVLVIAALGFLLLTIAFRSLLIPAVGALLNILSIGVAFGAIVVVFQYGFGAGLLGLGAGGPIESFVPILVVGIMFGLSMDYQVFLVSRMREEWAHTGDSHRAVRVGQAETGKVIAVAATIMVCVFGSFVFGGMRVISEFGVSLAVAVAVDALLIRMIVVPALMHLCGRANWWLPRRLDKALPNVSVEGPADEPAHPLYAVREPEPSDLAN, encoded by the coding sequence ATGTCCCCTCTCGCCCGCTGGTGCCACCGGCACCGGCTCGCCGTCGTCCTGGTCTGGGTAGGCCTGTTGCTCGCTCTCGGCGCCGGAGTCGGTGCGGCCGGCAGCGCCTTCGGCAACAGCCCGACCTCGCAGGACACCGACTCGGCCAAGGCGACGGCACTGCTCCAGCAAGCCTCCAACAGTGCGGCGGGCAAGAGCGGCCGGGTGGTCTGGCAGGTGAACGGCGGTGAGGTCACCGACCCCGCCGCCAAGCAGGTGATGACCCGGACTCTGAAGGAGATAGCCGAGGCACCGGGCGTCGCCGAGGTGACCAGCCCCTACACACCGCTCGGCAAGGGGCAGATCAGCAAGGACGGCCAGACGGCCTACGCCTCGGTCGCGTTCGACCGGGAGGTGGAGGACACCCAGGTCGACCACGTGAAGGAAATCGCCACCGGCCCGGAGTCGGGGACCCTGCACATCGCGCTGAACGGGCAGGCGTTCACCGTCAACCCCGCTCCCAACCCAGTCGCCGACGTCATGGGCATCGTCCTCGCCTTCATCGTGCTGCTGTTCGTCTTCCGGGCCGTCTGGGTGGCGGCGCTGCCGATCATCACGGCCATCGTCGGTGTCGGCACCTCCGCGGTCACGGTGATCCTGCTCAGCCACGTCATCACGCTCTCCGACACCACGCTCACCCTGGGTTCGCTGATCGGTCTGGGCGTGGGCATCGACTACGCGCTGTTCATCGTCAACCGGCACCGCACCAACCTCATGGCGGGCATGAGCGTCGCCGAATCGGCAGCCAAGGCCCTCAACACCTCCGGCCGGGCCGTGGTGTTCGCCGGGCTGACCGTCGTCGTCGCGCTGCTGGGCATGCTCACCCTGAACGTCGGCATCATCAACGGCATGGCGATCGGCGCGGCGATCACCGTCACACTGACCGTGCTGGCCGCCATCACCCTGCTCCCGGCGCTGCTCGGCATGATCGGCCGGCGCGTCCTCAGCCGCAAGGAGCGCCCCGAGGTGTCCGGCTGGACCCGGCCGCGCTCCTCGGGCCGGGCCGGGCTGTGGGGCCGGTGGGCCGAGCGGGTGCAGACCAGGCCCAAGACGCTGGCCCTCGTCGCCCTGGCCGTGCTCGCGGCGCTCGCGCTGCCGACGCTGTCGCTGCGTCTGGGCGCGTCCGACGACGGAAACCTGCCGACGACCTCGACGAACCGTCAGGCGTACGACATGATCGCCGACGGGTTCGGGCCTGGCTTCAACGGCCCGCTCGTCCTGGCGGTCCAGGCCCCCGACGCCGCCGGCAAGGCCGCCGAGAGGAAACTGGTCACCGCCCTCGAGAAGGTCGACGGTGTCGCCAGTGCCAACTCCGCGCCCATGAAGGACGGACAGACCGTCGGGGTGGTCTCCGTCGTCCCGACGACCTCCCCGCAGTCGGAGGCCACCTCCGACCTGATCCACCACCTGCGTGACGACGTGATCCCGAAAGCCGAGCAGGGCACGTCGATGAAGGTCTACGTGGGAGGCGTCACCGCGAGCAACGACGACTTCGCCTCGGTCCTGATGAGCAAGCTCCCCGTCTTCGTGCTGGTGATTGCCGCGCTCGGCTTCCTGCTGCTGACCATCGCGTTCCGCAGCCTGCTCATCCCGGCGGTCGGCGCACTGCTGAACATCCTCAGCATCGGAGTGGCCTTCGGCGCGATCGTGGTGGTCTTCCAGTACGGCTTCGGTGCCGGACTGCTCGGTCTCGGTGCCGGCGGACCGATCGAGTCGTTCGTGCCGATCCTGGTCGTCGGCATCATGTTCGGCCTCTCCATGGACTACCAGGTCTTCCTCGTCAGCCGCATGCGCGAGGAGTGGGCCCACACCGGCGACAGCCACCGCGCGGTCCGGGTCGGCCAGGCCGAGACCGGCAAGGTCATCGCCGTCGCGGCCACCATCATGGTCTGTGTCTTCGGCTCCTTCGTCTTCGGCGGCATGCGGGTCATCTCCGAGTTCGGCGTCAGCCTCGCGGTGGCGGTCGCTGTCGATGCCCTGCTGATCCGCATGATCGTCGTCCCCGCTCTCATGCACCTGTGCGGACGGGCCAACTGGTGGCTGCCCCGCCGGCTGGACAAGGCCTTGCCCAACGTGTCCGTGGAAGGCCCCGCCGACGAGCCCGCGCATCCGCTGTACGCCGTGCGGGAACCGGAGCCCTCCGACCTGGCCAACTGA
- a CDS encoding SDR family NAD(P)-dependent oxidoreductase: protein MTTSTQDAGISETPAKEAKTASKRNRPGCDLVNNPCISKGSTALDVTDEEWHQVLDVNLNGVWRCTRNVGEQMSPAASAPSSTSGRCTR, encoded by the coding sequence TTGACGACCTCGACCCAGGACGCGGGGATCAGTGAGACACCGGCGAAGGAGGCGAAGACCGCCTCCAAGCGGAACCGGCCGGGATGTGACCTGGTCAACAACCCGTGCATCAGCAAGGGCAGCACCGCGCTGGACGTCACCGATGAGGAGTGGCACCAGGTGCTGGATGTCAACCTCAACGGCGTGTGGCGGTGCACCCGCAACGTCGGCGAACAGATGTCGCCCGCGGCATCGGCACCCTCGTCAACGTCGGGTCGATGTACGCGATGA
- a CDS encoding nuclear transport factor 2 family protein: protein MTQTTTAVIDRYITLFDRLAHDPAAPEEILALFAPDATVQLFEGQEALVGISALEELYGGFAQGMVDSKHVWTTTKLDDGRIELRWLHASRRVDDRLVALSGVEYVALDADGLITSLDNRMVTSDSRL, encoded by the coding sequence ATGACCCAGACGACCACCGCAGTCATCGACCGGTACATCACGCTCTTCGACCGTCTGGCCCACGACCCCGCGGCACCCGAGGAGATCCTGGCGCTCTTCGCGCCCGACGCCACCGTGCAGCTCTTCGAGGGCCAAGAGGCGCTGGTCGGCATCTCCGCGCTCGAGGAGCTCTACGGCGGCTTCGCGCAGGGCATGGTGGACAGCAAGCACGTCTGGACCACCACCAAGCTCGACGACGGCAGGATCGAACTCCGCTGGCTCCACGCCTCCCGCCGGGTCGACGACCGCCTGGTGGCCTTGAGCGGCGTCGAGTACGTCGCCCTCGACGCCGACGGGCTGATCACGAGCCTGGACAACCGCATGGTGACCTCCGACAGCCGGCTCTGA
- a CDS encoding LuxR C-terminal-related transcriptional regulator, giving the protein MIEKMQSQTSATIDTRQQYVRALQSALSVDEVTDAFMRAGAPMIPSDAHAAYRLHADADRVGIMGVSAQQRFLDDYEDYGRRDDPVLEFALRELRAIDSSRVPVPEVWESSGAHAALGVAGFVHSLEAPVIVGGAVFGTLNFARAQSRPRFSRRDLVAAGFMGEQLGLAMERALRFEATGRRVGFLEQALDALAQPVVVTDLDCRTLFRNRAARKLEAGGADGLGGPLDVPIAEAMEEFRTNGRRVYTGSVHDPGSGEHLITRSLNVSQTQDVAVTLVFKADSGRTRTLPAWNVLSRREQEIAELVAQGLSTRQIAEQAFITENTVKQHLKRMFAKVDARNRAELIQRVWAHGGNAVEPLQ; this is encoded by the coding sequence GTGATCGAGAAAATGCAGTCACAGACATCCGCGACCATCGATACCCGTCAGCAGTATGTCCGTGCGCTGCAGTCGGCCCTTAGTGTGGACGAGGTCACCGACGCGTTCATGCGTGCCGGAGCACCCATGATCCCTTCAGATGCCCACGCGGCGTACCGGCTCCACGCAGATGCCGACCGGGTCGGCATCATGGGAGTTTCGGCACAACAACGCTTTCTTGACGATTACGAGGACTACGGCAGACGAGATGATCCGGTCCTCGAATTCGCGCTACGCGAACTAAGAGCTATCGATTCGTCTCGTGTCCCCGTTCCCGAGGTATGGGAATCGAGCGGCGCGCACGCGGCGCTGGGCGTGGCTGGATTCGTCCACTCGCTGGAGGCGCCGGTGATAGTGGGCGGGGCTGTCTTCGGCACTCTGAACTTCGCGCGGGCGCAGAGCCGTCCCAGGTTCAGTCGGAGGGACCTTGTGGCAGCCGGGTTCATGGGTGAGCAGCTTGGCCTGGCCATGGAACGGGCTTTGCGCTTCGAGGCCACCGGCCGCCGTGTCGGCTTCCTCGAGCAGGCGCTGGACGCGCTTGCGCAGCCTGTCGTCGTCACCGACCTGGACTGCCGGACGTTGTTCCGAAACCGCGCCGCACGCAAACTGGAGGCGGGCGGCGCCGACGGGTTGGGCGGTCCTCTCGACGTACCCATCGCCGAGGCGATGGAAGAATTCCGCACGAACGGCCGGCGCGTTTACACCGGGAGTGTCCACGACCCCGGATCCGGCGAGCATCTGATCACGAGATCCCTTAACGTGTCGCAGACGCAGGACGTCGCGGTCACCTTGGTGTTCAAGGCCGATAGTGGAAGGACGCGAACCCTGCCGGCCTGGAACGTGCTGTCCCGGCGAGAGCAGGAGATCGCCGAATTGGTCGCTCAGGGTCTGAGCACCAGACAGATCGCGGAACAGGCCTTCATCACCGAGAACACGGTGAAGCAGCATCTCAAGCGCATGTTCGCCAAAGTTGACGCGCGCAATAGGGCGGAACTCATCCAGCGCGTTTGGGCGCATGGCGGTAACGCGGTCGAGCCTTTGCAGTGA